A genome region from Manihot esculenta cultivar AM560-2 chromosome 5, M.esculenta_v8, whole genome shotgun sequence includes the following:
- the LOC110615939 gene encoding paired amphipathic helix protein Sin3-like 4 isoform X5: MKRSRDDVYISSQLKRPMVSSRGETSVQPQMMGGGAASGGGGGGGQKLTTNDALAYLKAVKDIFQDKREKYDDFLEVMKDFKAQRIDTAGVIARVKELFKGHRDLILGFNTFLPKGYEITLPLDDEQPPQKKPVEFEEAINFVNKIKTRFQGDDHVYKSFLDILNMYRKENKSITEVYQEVAMLFQDHNDLLKEFTHFLPDSSATASAYYPPSVRNSILRDRSSAMPTMRQMHVDKKDRTTVSRADRDFSVDRPDPDHDRSLIRSDKEQRRRGETEKERKEDRDRRDQEDRDYEHDGSHEFMQRFPPKRKSARKVEDSAAEHQGGDADENFEMRPVSSTYDDKNAVKNALTQELAFCEKVKEKLHNPDDYQGFLRCLHLYTREIITRPELQSLVGDLLGKYPDLMDGFNEFLARCEKNGLLAGVVSKSNLPRPVKPEDRDRDRYREREDMIKERERETRDRDRLDKNVAFNNNKDTGSHKMSLFSTKDKFLKPINELDLSNCERCTPSYRLLPKNYPIPSASQRTELGAEVLNDHWVSVTSGSEDYSFKHMRKNQYEESLFRCEDDRFELDMLLESVNVTTKRVEELLEKINNNTIKTESPIHIEEHFTALTLRCIERLYGDHGLDVMDVLRKNTSLALPVILTRLKQKQEEWARCRADFNKVWAEIYAKNYHKSLDHRSFYFKQQDTKSLSTKALLAEIKEISEKKRKEDDVLLAFAAGNRRPIVPNLEFEYPDPDIHEDLYQLIKYSCGEVCTTEQLDKVMKIWTTFLEPMLGVPSRPQGAEDTEDVVKAKNHSSKSGDSEGSPSGGGGAAVINKHSNPSRNGGESIPPEQSSSCRAWLRNGDNGIKENGSPDADHIARKSDTSCSTVQHDRMQINAASADEQSAVGKQATNEQLVNSNTSLATGAEPSNGRTNVESGPSVPPSRPSYDTLNGGLGLGSSNEILPSPEGGDFSRPAAVSTNGVRTEGVRNHRCNDESAAHFKIEREEGELSPNGDFEEDIFAPYEEGGLETVQKAKDGAVSRQYQTRHGEEETCGEAGVENDADADDEGDESAQRSSEDSENASENGDVSGSESGDCSREEHEEDGERDEHDNKAESEGEAEGMADAHDVEGDGMMLPFSERFLLNVKPLAKHVPPALHDKEKCSRVFYGNDSFYVLLRLHQTLYERILSAKINSSSAERKWRASNDTSPTDLYARFMGALYNLLDGSSDNTKFEDDCRAIIGTQSYVLFTLDKLIYKLVKQLQTVATDEMDNKLLQLYAYEKSRKPGRFVDVVYHENARVLLHDENIYRIECSSTPTRLSIQLMDFGHDKPEMAAVSMDPNFVAYLHNEFLSIVPDKKEKPGIFLKRNKNRCASRDECKATEGFQVFNGLECKIACNSSKVSYVLDTEDFLFRTKRRRTLQQSSSCHDQANISRRVQQFHGWLSSS; the protein is encoded by the exons ATGAAGAGGTCAAGAGATGATGTTTACATCAGCTCTCAACTTAAGAGGCCAATGGTCTCTTCTCGAGGGGAAAC TTCGGTGCAACCCCAGATGATGGGAGGAGGAGCAGctagtggtggaggaggtggaggtggaCAGAAACTTACGACAAATGATGCCTTGGCATATCTCAAGGCTGTGAAGGACATATTTCaagataaaagagaaaaatatgatGACTTTCTCGAGGTCATGAAGGATTTTAAAGCTCAAAG AATTGATACTGCAGGTGTCATAGCGAGGGTGAAGGAGTTATTTAAAGGGCATCGTGATCTAATTTTAGGTTTCAATACCTTTTTGCCTAAGGGATATGAAATCACCCTTCCTCTAGACGATGAACAGCCTCCACAGAAGAAGCCTGTTGAATTTGAAGAAGCAATTAACTTTGTAAACAAAATTAAG ACAAGGTTTCAAGGAGATGATCATGTTTACAAATCATTTTTAGACATTTTGAATATgtacagaaaagaaaataaatctaTCACTGAAGTCTACCAAGAG GTTGCTATGCTTTTTCAAGACCATAATGATCTGCTTAAGGAGTTTACTCATTTTCTACCTGATTCTTCAGCTACAGCCTCTGCTTACTATCCTCCATCTGTTAGGAATTCCATTCTTCGTGATAGGAGCTCTGCTATGCCTACAATGCGCCAAATGCATGTTGACAAG AAAGACAGGACTACTGTTTCCCGTGCTGATCGTGACTTCAGTGTTGACCGTCCTGATCCAGACCATGACAGATCTCTAATAAGGTCAGACAAAGAGCAGCGGAGGCGCGGTGAAACAGAAAAGGAGAGGAAAGAAGATCGAGATAGGAGAGATCAGGAAGATAGAGATTATGAGCATGATGGTAGTCATGAATTCATGCAACGGTTTCCCCCTAAACGGAAATCTGCTCGTAAAGTTGAAGATTCAGCTGCTGAACATCAAGGTGGGGATGCTGATGAAAACTTTGAAATGCGTCCTGTTTCATCCACTTATGATGATAAAAATGCTGTTAAAA ATGCATTAACCCAAGAGCTCGCGTTCTGTGAGAAAGTGAAGGAAAAGTTGCATAATCCTGATGATTACCAGGGATTTTTGAGGTGTCTTCATTTATATACCAGAGAAATAATCACAAGACCAGAATTGCAATCTTTG gtgggtgatttacttggaaAATATCCAGATCTTATGGATGGCTTCAATGAATTTTTGGCACGTTGTGAGAAGAATG GTCTTCTAGCTGGTGTTGTGAGTAAAA GTAATTTGCCCAGACCTGTGAAGCCAGAGGACAGGGACAGGGATCGGTATCGCGAGAGGGAAGATATGATTAAAGAAAGAGAACGTGAAACAAGGGACAGAGATAGACTTGACAAAAATGTAGCCtttaacaataataaagatacaGGGAGTCACAAGATGTCTTTATTTTCTACCAAGGATAAGTTTTTGAAACCAATTAATGAACTTGACCTATCTAATTGTGAGCGCTGCACGCCCAGTTATCGGCTTCTACCAAAGAAT TATCCCATTCCATCAGCAAGTCAGAGGACAGAACTTGGTGCTGAAGTACTGAATGATCATTGGGTATCTGTCACTTCAGGAAGTGAAGATTACTCTTTTAAACACATGCGTAAAAACCAGTATGAGGAAAGCCTGTTCAGATGTGAAGATGACAG GTTTGAGCTGGACATGCTATTGGAATCTGTTAATGTAACGACCAAACGTGTAGAAGAATTATTAGAAAAGATCAACAACAATACAATAAAAACAGAGAGTCCAATTCATATTGAGGAGCACTTTACAG CTTTGACTCTGAGGTGTATTGAACGTTTGTATGGTGATCACGGGCTTGACGTGATGGATGTATTAAGGAAGAACACTTCTCTTGCTTTGCCAGTCATATTAACTCGTTTGAAACAGAAACAAGAAGAGTGGGCAAGGTGTCGAGCTGATTTCAACAAAGTCTGGGCTGAAATTTATGCCAAGAACTATCACAAGTCCCTTGATCATCGTAGTTTCTATTTCAAGCAACAGGACACAAAGAGCTTGAGCACCAAAG CCTTATTGGCAGAGATCAAAGAAATTAGCGAGAAGAAGCGCAAAGAAGATGATGTGCTTCTTGCTTTTGCTGCTGGAAACAGAAGGCCTATCGTACCTAATTTGGAATTTGAGTACCCAGATCCTGACATTCATGAGGATTTATATCAGCTCATCAAATACTCTTGTGGAGAAGTTTGTACAACTGAACAGTTGGACAAAGTAATGAAGATTTGGACAACTTTCTTGGAACCCATGCTTGGTGTTCCTTCTCGGCCTCAGGGTGCAGAAGACACTGAAGATGTCGTCAAGGCAAAGAACCATTCTTCCAAAAGTGGAGATAGTGAAGGCAGCCctagtggtggtggtggtgctgCAGTCATCAACAAGcattcaaatccttcaagaaaTGGAGGCGAAAGTATCCCACCTGAGCAATCAAGTTCTTGTAGGGCTTGGTTGCGAAATGGAGATAATGGGATTAAAGAAAATGGTTCTCCAGATGCAGATCATATAGCTCGCAAGAGTGACACATCTTGCAGTACTGTTCAACATGATAGGATGCAGATTAATGCAGCCTCAGCTGATGAACAATCTGCTGTTGGCAAACAAGCTACCAATGAACAATTAGTTAATTCAAACACTTCACTTGCCACTGGAGCAGAGCCAAGTAATGGAAGAACTAATGTAGAATCAG GGCCTAGCGTTCCACCTTCAAGACCAAGTTATGATACTCTTAATGGTGGGCTTGGATTAGGTTCAAGCAATGAAATTTTACCTTCACCAGAG GGTGGTGATTTTTCAAGACCTGCTGCTGTATCCACAAATGGGGTGAGGACAGAAGGTGTCAGGAATCACAGATGTAATGATGAATCTGCTGcacattttaaaattgaaagagaAGAAGGTGAATTATCTCCAAATGGGGATTTTGAGGAGGATATTTTTGCACCTTATGAAGAAGGCGGTTTAGAGACTGTGCAGAAGGCAAAGGATGGTGCTGTAAGTAGGCAGTATCAAACAAGACATGGAGAAGAAGAAACATGTGGGGAGGCAGGAGTAGAAAATGATGCTGATGCTGATGATGAAGGTGATGAAAGTGCTCAAAGATCATCAGAGGATAGTGAGAATGCCTCTGAGAATGGTGATGTATCTGGAAGTGAGTCTGGTGATTGCTCTCGGGAAGAGCACGAGGAAGATGGAGAACGTGATGAGCATGATAATAAAGCTGAAAGTGAAGGTGAAGCTGAAGGGATGGCTGATGCCCACGATGTTGAAGGAGATGGAATGATGTTGCCATTTTCAGAACGGTTTCTTCTAAATGTGAAGCCTCTAGCCAAGCATGTCCCTCCAGCATTACATGACAAAGAAAAGTGTTCCCGGGTTTTCTATGGAAATGATTCTTTTTATGTGCTTTTAAGGCTTCACCAA ACATTGTATGAGAGAATACTATCAGCAAAAATTAATTCATCATCTGCTGAAAGGAAATGGAGAGCTTCAAATGATACAAGTCCAACTGACCTATATGCCAG GTTTATGGGTGCTCTTTACAACTTACTTGATGGCTCTTCTGATAATACAAAATTTGAGGATGATTGCCGAGCTATTATTGGAACCCAATCATATGTTCTTTTCACATTGGACAAGTTGATTTATAAGCTTGTCAAACAG CTCCAAACAGTGGCAACTGATGAAATGGACAACAAGCTGCTTCAACTATATGCCTATGAAAAATCAAGAAAACCTGGAAGATTTGTTGATGTAGTTTATCATGAAAATGCCCGAGTTCTTCTCCATGACGAGAACATATATCGTATAGAATGC TCTTCCACTCCAACCCGTTTGTCTATTCAGCTAATGGACTTTGGACATGATAAGCCTGAAATGGCTGCCGTCTCCATGGATCCTAATTTTGTAGCTTATCTGCATAATGAGTTCCTCTCCATTGTTCCTGACAAGAAAGAGAAGCCTGGGATATTCCTGAAAAG GAATAAAAACAGATGTGCGAGTCGTGATGAGTGCAAGGCTACAGAAGGATTTCAAGTCTTTAATGGTCTAGAGTGCAAGATTGCATGCAATTCCTCCAAA GTATCCTACGTCCTAGATACAGAAGATTTTTTGTTCAGAACCAAAAGAAGGAGAACTTTGCAACAGAGCAGTTCATGCCATGACCAGGCAAATATTTCAAGACGAGTGCAGCAGTTTCACGGATGGCTATCCAGCTCATAA
- the LOC110615939 gene encoding paired amphipathic helix protein Sin3-like 4 isoform X8: MKRSRDDVYISSQLKRPMVSSRGETSVQPQMMGGGAASGGGGGGGQKLTTNDALAYLKAVKDIFQDKREKYDDFLEVMKDFKAQRIDTAGVIARVKELFKGHRDLILGFNTFLPKGYEITLPLDDEQPPQKKPVEFEEAINFVNKIKTRFQGDDHVYKSFLDILNMYRKENKSITEVYQEVAMLFQDHNDLLKEFTHFLPDSSATASAYYPPSVRNSILRDRSSAMPTMRQMHVDKKDRTTVSRADRDFSVDRPDPDHDRSLIRSDKEQRRRGETEKERKEDRDRRDQEDRDYEHDGSHEFMQRFPPKRKSARKVEDSAAEHQGGDADENFEMRPVSSTYDDKNAVKNALTQELAFCEKVKEKLHNPDDYQGFLRCLHLYTREIITRPELQSLVGDLLGKYPDLMDGFNEFLARCEKNEGLLAGVVSKKSLWNEGNLPRPVKPEDRDRDRYREREDMIKERERETRDRDRLDKNVAFNNNKDTGSHKMSLFSTKDKFLKPINELDLSNCERCTPSYRLLPKNYPIPSASQRTELGAEVLNDHWVSVTSGSEDYSFKHMRKNQYEESLFRCEDDRFELDMLLESVNVTTKRVEELLEKINNNTIKTESPIHIEEHFTALTLRCIERLYGDHGLDVMDVLRKNTSLALPVILTRLKQKQEEWARCRADFNKVWAEIYAKNYHKSLDHRSFYFKQQDTKSLSTKALLAEIKEISEKKRKEDDVLLAFAAGNRRPIVPNLEFEYPDPDIHEDLYQLIKYSCGEVCTTEQLDKVMKIWTTFLEPMLGVPSRPQGAEDTEDVVKAKNHSSKSGDSEGSPSGGGGAAVINKHSNPSRNGGESIPPEQSSSCRAWLRNGDNGIKENGSPDADHIARKSDTSCSTVQHDRMQINAASADEQSAVGKQATNEQLVNSNTSLATGAEPSNGRTNVESGPSVPPSRPSYDTLNGGLGLGSSNEILPSPEGGDFSRPAAVSTNGVRTEGVRNHRCNDESAAHFKIEREEGELSPNGDFEEDIFAPYEEGGLETVQKAKDGAVSRQYQTRHGEEETCGEAGVENDADADDEGDESAQRSSEDSENASENGDVSGSESGDCSREEHEEDGERDEHDNKAESEGEAEGMADAHDVEGDGMMLPFSERFLLNVKPLAKHVPPALHDKEKCSRVFYGNDSFYVLLRLHQTLYERILSAKINSSSAERKWRASNDTSPTDLYARFMGALYNLLDGSSDNTKFEDDCRAIIGTQSYVLFTLDKLIYKLVKQLQTVATDEMDNKLLQLYAYEKSRKPGRFVDVVYHENARVLLHDENIYRIECVVFHSNPFVYSANGLWT; encoded by the exons ATGAAGAGGTCAAGAGATGATGTTTACATCAGCTCTCAACTTAAGAGGCCAATGGTCTCTTCTCGAGGGGAAAC TTCGGTGCAACCCCAGATGATGGGAGGAGGAGCAGctagtggtggaggaggtggaggtggaCAGAAACTTACGACAAATGATGCCTTGGCATATCTCAAGGCTGTGAAGGACATATTTCaagataaaagagaaaaatatgatGACTTTCTCGAGGTCATGAAGGATTTTAAAGCTCAAAG AATTGATACTGCAGGTGTCATAGCGAGGGTGAAGGAGTTATTTAAAGGGCATCGTGATCTAATTTTAGGTTTCAATACCTTTTTGCCTAAGGGATATGAAATCACCCTTCCTCTAGACGATGAACAGCCTCCACAGAAGAAGCCTGTTGAATTTGAAGAAGCAATTAACTTTGTAAACAAAATTAAG ACAAGGTTTCAAGGAGATGATCATGTTTACAAATCATTTTTAGACATTTTGAATATgtacagaaaagaaaataaatctaTCACTGAAGTCTACCAAGAG GTTGCTATGCTTTTTCAAGACCATAATGATCTGCTTAAGGAGTTTACTCATTTTCTACCTGATTCTTCAGCTACAGCCTCTGCTTACTATCCTCCATCTGTTAGGAATTCCATTCTTCGTGATAGGAGCTCTGCTATGCCTACAATGCGCCAAATGCATGTTGACAAG AAAGACAGGACTACTGTTTCCCGTGCTGATCGTGACTTCAGTGTTGACCGTCCTGATCCAGACCATGACAGATCTCTAATAAGGTCAGACAAAGAGCAGCGGAGGCGCGGTGAAACAGAAAAGGAGAGGAAAGAAGATCGAGATAGGAGAGATCAGGAAGATAGAGATTATGAGCATGATGGTAGTCATGAATTCATGCAACGGTTTCCCCCTAAACGGAAATCTGCTCGTAAAGTTGAAGATTCAGCTGCTGAACATCAAGGTGGGGATGCTGATGAAAACTTTGAAATGCGTCCTGTTTCATCCACTTATGATGATAAAAATGCTGTTAAAA ATGCATTAACCCAAGAGCTCGCGTTCTGTGAGAAAGTGAAGGAAAAGTTGCATAATCCTGATGATTACCAGGGATTTTTGAGGTGTCTTCATTTATATACCAGAGAAATAATCACAAGACCAGAATTGCAATCTTTG gtgggtgatttacttggaaAATATCCAGATCTTATGGATGGCTTCAATGAATTTTTGGCACGTTGTGAGAAGAATG AAGGTCTTCTAGCTGGTGTTGTGAGTAAAA AATCCTTGTGGAATGAAGGTAATTTGCCCAGACCTGTGAAGCCAGAGGACAGGGACAGGGATCGGTATCGCGAGAGGGAAGATATGATTAAAGAAAGAGAACGTGAAACAAGGGACAGAGATAGACTTGACAAAAATGTAGCCtttaacaataataaagatacaGGGAGTCACAAGATGTCTTTATTTTCTACCAAGGATAAGTTTTTGAAACCAATTAATGAACTTGACCTATCTAATTGTGAGCGCTGCACGCCCAGTTATCGGCTTCTACCAAAGAAT TATCCCATTCCATCAGCAAGTCAGAGGACAGAACTTGGTGCTGAAGTACTGAATGATCATTGGGTATCTGTCACTTCAGGAAGTGAAGATTACTCTTTTAAACACATGCGTAAAAACCAGTATGAGGAAAGCCTGTTCAGATGTGAAGATGACAG GTTTGAGCTGGACATGCTATTGGAATCTGTTAATGTAACGACCAAACGTGTAGAAGAATTATTAGAAAAGATCAACAACAATACAATAAAAACAGAGAGTCCAATTCATATTGAGGAGCACTTTACAG CTTTGACTCTGAGGTGTATTGAACGTTTGTATGGTGATCACGGGCTTGACGTGATGGATGTATTAAGGAAGAACACTTCTCTTGCTTTGCCAGTCATATTAACTCGTTTGAAACAGAAACAAGAAGAGTGGGCAAGGTGTCGAGCTGATTTCAACAAAGTCTGGGCTGAAATTTATGCCAAGAACTATCACAAGTCCCTTGATCATCGTAGTTTCTATTTCAAGCAACAGGACACAAAGAGCTTGAGCACCAAAG CCTTATTGGCAGAGATCAAAGAAATTAGCGAGAAGAAGCGCAAAGAAGATGATGTGCTTCTTGCTTTTGCTGCTGGAAACAGAAGGCCTATCGTACCTAATTTGGAATTTGAGTACCCAGATCCTGACATTCATGAGGATTTATATCAGCTCATCAAATACTCTTGTGGAGAAGTTTGTACAACTGAACAGTTGGACAAAGTAATGAAGATTTGGACAACTTTCTTGGAACCCATGCTTGGTGTTCCTTCTCGGCCTCAGGGTGCAGAAGACACTGAAGATGTCGTCAAGGCAAAGAACCATTCTTCCAAAAGTGGAGATAGTGAAGGCAGCCctagtggtggtggtggtgctgCAGTCATCAACAAGcattcaaatccttcaagaaaTGGAGGCGAAAGTATCCCACCTGAGCAATCAAGTTCTTGTAGGGCTTGGTTGCGAAATGGAGATAATGGGATTAAAGAAAATGGTTCTCCAGATGCAGATCATATAGCTCGCAAGAGTGACACATCTTGCAGTACTGTTCAACATGATAGGATGCAGATTAATGCAGCCTCAGCTGATGAACAATCTGCTGTTGGCAAACAAGCTACCAATGAACAATTAGTTAATTCAAACACTTCACTTGCCACTGGAGCAGAGCCAAGTAATGGAAGAACTAATGTAGAATCAG GGCCTAGCGTTCCACCTTCAAGACCAAGTTATGATACTCTTAATGGTGGGCTTGGATTAGGTTCAAGCAATGAAATTTTACCTTCACCAGAG GGTGGTGATTTTTCAAGACCTGCTGCTGTATCCACAAATGGGGTGAGGACAGAAGGTGTCAGGAATCACAGATGTAATGATGAATCTGCTGcacattttaaaattgaaagagaAGAAGGTGAATTATCTCCAAATGGGGATTTTGAGGAGGATATTTTTGCACCTTATGAAGAAGGCGGTTTAGAGACTGTGCAGAAGGCAAAGGATGGTGCTGTAAGTAGGCAGTATCAAACAAGACATGGAGAAGAAGAAACATGTGGGGAGGCAGGAGTAGAAAATGATGCTGATGCTGATGATGAAGGTGATGAAAGTGCTCAAAGATCATCAGAGGATAGTGAGAATGCCTCTGAGAATGGTGATGTATCTGGAAGTGAGTCTGGTGATTGCTCTCGGGAAGAGCACGAGGAAGATGGAGAACGTGATGAGCATGATAATAAAGCTGAAAGTGAAGGTGAAGCTGAAGGGATGGCTGATGCCCACGATGTTGAAGGAGATGGAATGATGTTGCCATTTTCAGAACGGTTTCTTCTAAATGTGAAGCCTCTAGCCAAGCATGTCCCTCCAGCATTACATGACAAAGAAAAGTGTTCCCGGGTTTTCTATGGAAATGATTCTTTTTATGTGCTTTTAAGGCTTCACCAA ACATTGTATGAGAGAATACTATCAGCAAAAATTAATTCATCATCTGCTGAAAGGAAATGGAGAGCTTCAAATGATACAAGTCCAACTGACCTATATGCCAG GTTTATGGGTGCTCTTTACAACTTACTTGATGGCTCTTCTGATAATACAAAATTTGAGGATGATTGCCGAGCTATTATTGGAACCCAATCATATGTTCTTTTCACATTGGACAAGTTGATTTATAAGCTTGTCAAACAG CTCCAAACAGTGGCAACTGATGAAATGGACAACAAGCTGCTTCAACTATATGCCTATGAAAAATCAAGAAAACCTGGAAGATTTGTTGATGTAGTTTATCATGAAAATGCCCGAGTTCTTCTCCATGACGAGAACATATATCGTATAGAATGCGTAG TCTTCCACTCCAACCCGTTTGTCTATTCAGCTAATGGACTTTGGACATGA